From a single Haemorhous mexicanus isolate bHaeMex1 chromosome 29, bHaeMex1.pri, whole genome shotgun sequence genomic region:
- the MEF2B gene encoding myocyte-specific enhancer factor 2B translates to MGRKKIQISRILDQRNRQVTFTKRKFGLMKKAYELSVLCDCEIALIIFNSTNRLFQYASTDMDKVLLKYTEYSEPHESRTNSDILETLKRKGLGLESHELELEEGPEPPGDKGRRLGEGVDLSLARPRFYSPVPLPEAAYGSSPPAPEGSLGSGRSSPQGQGRSPALRAAAPKPPGRSPGPLPPGLSYPLFPAASLSRALATKTPPPLFLGAEGRRGECQGGLASGRSGGTAARPLYPGLQTLSPVLSPGSSGLPSHGLAGFPFLSPAQADFGAGEVPPPPGFLQPPPAWQHPRDVAALGASSRIVPAEEPAAVPGASPQHQPISIKSERVSPGLGCPPGTPQPPLASLASLSEAPRAPGDLQPRDDFAKSFPPYAPGPPRPLPDEPRVPVPAVPAVPTVPTRRGQPVDVWQR, encoded by the exons ATGGGCcggaaaaaaatccagatcaGCCGGATTTTGGACCAGCGGAACCGTCAG GTGACCTTCACCAAGCGGAAATTCGGGCTGATGAAGAAGGCGTACGAGCTGAGCGTGCTGTGCGACTGCGAGATCGCCCTGATCATCTTCAACAGCACCAACCGCCTGTTCCAGTACGCCAGCACCGACATGGACAAGGTGCTGCTCAAGTACACCGAGTACAGCGAGCCCCACGAGAGCCGCACCAACTCCGACATCCTCGAG ACGCTGAAGCGcaaagggctggggctggagagccacgagctggagctggaggaggggcCCGAGCCGCCCGGGGACAAGGGCAGGAGGCTCGGGGAGGGCGTGGATCTGTCGCTGGCCAGGCCCAGGTTTTAT agcccggTGCCGCTGCCCGAGGCCGCCTACGGCAGCTCCCCCCCGGCCCCCGAGGGCTCCCTGGGCAGCGGCCGCAGCTCCCCGCAGGGCCAGGGCCGCTCTCCCGCCCTCAGAGCCGCGGCTCCAAAGCCACCGGGACGGTCCCCAGGGCCACTGCCCCCAG gGCTCAGCTACCCCCTGTTCCCTGCCGCCAGCCTGAGCCGCGCCCTGGCCACCAAGACGCCGCCGCCGCTGTTCCTGGGGGCCGAGGGCCGGCGTGGCGAGTGCCAGGGCGGCCTGGCCAGCGGCCGGAGCGGTGGCACCGCGGCG CGGCCGCTGTATCCCGGCCTGCAGACCCTGAGCCCCGTGCTCAGCCCGGGCAGCTCCGGCCTCCCGAGCCACGGCCTCGCCGGCTTCCCCTTCCTCAGCCCGGCCCAGGCGG ATTTTGGGGCTGGCGAGGTCCCGCCGCCCCCCGGATTCCTGCAGCCCCCCCCGGCGTGGCAGCACCCCCGGGACGTGGCAGCGCTGGG GGCCAGCAGCCGGATCGTCCCCGCGGAGGAGCCAGCCGCTGTCCCCGGCGCGTCCCCGCAGCACCAGCCCATCAGCATCAAGTCGGAGCGGGTGTCGccggggctgggctgtcccccgggcaccccccagccccccctggCCAGCCTGGCGTCCCTCAGCGaagccccccgagcccccggcGACCTCCAGCCCCGCGATGACTTCGCCAAGAGCTTCCCCCCGTACGCGCCGGGGCCACCGCGGCCGCTGCCGGACGAGCCgagggtccctgtccccgctgtccccgctgtccctaCTGTCCCCACGAGGAGGGGACAGCCCGTGGACGTTTGGCAGAGATAG